From Gemmatimonadaceae bacterium, the proteins below share one genomic window:
- a CDS encoding elongation factor G — MREYQSAEIRNIAVVGHGASGKTTLVDALAFVSGSSRRHGSVKDGTTLTDSSPEEAKRGYSISLGCAHAEWKDTKLNLLDTPGYSDFAGDALAGLVAADGALVSVGATAGVEVGTERMFREAVKRKDPVLFVVSMMDKENADFDAAYEDIKAKLTAKVVPVEIPIGAGADFRGIINLFTKKAQLFKAGTKNGEFDEGPIPESEKARFEKYHAEMVEAVAATDDALLERFFAGEELPGDDEMNAMKEAMKDAELFPLLCCSAQLTYGIRTVLDLLVSLMPNAYEMEELHALKGAEGDHAVEVHPKEDGPFTALVFKTTTEPHVGEVTYFRTFSGTLKNGDEVFNATRSQPEKLSHLAVPQGKDRLEVPRLYPGDIGCVAKLRNTHTNDTLSTEAHPVRMPQIPFPDPLVSFAIEATARADEEKLQLGLHRLHDEDPTIQTHFEAETHETIVEGLGERHLEVALARLERQFGVHATLRPPRVPYRETLLGKAEGQGRHKKQTGGKGQFGDCWIRIKPTPRGEGYKFVDKISGGVIPRQYVPAVDKGVQEAAERGVIAGFPVVDFEVEVFDGSYHSVDSNEASFKMAGILAFKTIAPKAKPVLLEPLMDVEVFTPDNSLGDVMGDLSGRRGHIVGTEPSTDGDGTVVKAVVPMAELHLYASRLQSLTHGYGTVRYRMHGFEQAPADVVAKVTKEQASE, encoded by the coding sequence ATGCGGGAGTACCAAAGCGCGGAAATCCGGAACATCGCGGTCGTTGGGCACGGAGCGAGCGGGAAGACCACACTGGTCGACGCGCTCGCTTTTGTTTCCGGCTCCTCCCGACGACACGGCTCGGTGAAGGACGGAACCACGCTCACCGACAGCTCCCCGGAGGAAGCCAAGCGCGGCTACTCCATCTCCCTCGGCTGCGCCCACGCCGAGTGGAAGGACACCAAACTCAACCTGCTCGACACGCCGGGCTACAGCGACTTCGCCGGTGACGCGCTGGCCGGCCTCGTGGCCGCTGACGGCGCGCTCGTGTCGGTCGGTGCCACGGCAGGCGTCGAGGTCGGCACGGAGCGGATGTTCCGCGAGGCCGTGAAGCGCAAGGACCCCGTGCTGTTCGTGGTCTCGATGATGGACAAGGAAAACGCGGACTTCGACGCGGCCTACGAGGACATCAAGGCGAAGCTCACCGCCAAGGTCGTGCCGGTGGAGATCCCCATCGGCGCCGGTGCCGATTTCCGCGGCATTATCAATCTCTTCACGAAGAAGGCGCAGCTCTTCAAGGCCGGTACCAAGAACGGCGAGTTTGATGAGGGCCCGATCCCCGAGAGCGAGAAGGCGCGCTTCGAGAAGTACCACGCCGAGATGGTCGAGGCCGTCGCTGCCACGGACGACGCGCTGCTCGAGCGCTTCTTCGCCGGCGAGGAGCTGCCCGGCGACGACGAGATGAACGCCATGAAGGAGGCGATGAAGGACGCCGAGCTCTTCCCGCTGCTCTGTTGCTCGGCGCAGCTCACCTATGGCATCCGCACGGTGCTCGACTTGCTCGTAAGCCTGATGCCGAACGCCTACGAGATGGAAGAACTGCACGCACTGAAGGGCGCCGAGGGCGACCACGCGGTGGAAGTGCACCCGAAGGAAGACGGACCGTTCACGGCGCTGGTGTTCAAGACGACCACCGAGCCGCACGTGGGTGAGGTCACCTACTTCCGCACCTTCAGTGGGACGCTGAAGAACGGCGATGAGGTCTTCAACGCCACGCGCTCGCAGCCGGAGAAGCTGTCGCATCTGGCCGTGCCGCAGGGCAAGGATCGCCTAGAGGTGCCGCGCCTGTATCCGGGCGACATCGGCTGCGTGGCCAAGCTGCGCAATACCCACACCAACGACACGCTGAGCACCGAAGCGCATCCGGTGCGCATGCCGCAGATCCCGTTCCCGGATCCGCTGGTGAGTTTTGCGATCGAAGCCACCGCGCGGGCCGACGAGGAGAAGCTGCAGCTGGGCCTGCATCGATTGCACGACGAGGATCCGACGATCCAGACGCACTTCGAGGCGGAGACGCACGAGACGATTGTCGAAGGACTGGGCGAGCGGCACCTCGAAGTCGCGCTGGCGCGACTCGAACGGCAGTTCGGCGTGCACGCGACGCTGCGTCCGCCGCGCGTGCCGTATCGCGAGACACTGCTCGGCAAGGCCGAGGGCCAGGGGCGCCACAAGAAACAGACGGGCGGCAAGGGCCAGTTCGGCGATTGTTGGATCCGCATCAAGCCGACGCCGCGCGGCGAGGGCTACAAGTTCGTCGACAAGATCTCGGGCGGCGTGATCCCGCGGCAGTACGTGCCGGCGGTGGACAAGGGCGTGCAGGAGGCCGCCGAGCGTGGGGTAATCGCGGGCTTCCCGGTGGTGGACTTCGAGGTCGAGGTCTTCGACGGCTCGTACCACTCGGTGGATTCGAACGAGGCGAGCTTCAAGATGGCGGGCATCCTGGCGTTCAAGACGATCGCGCCGAAGGCGAAGCCGGTGCTGCTGGAGCCCCTGATGGACGTGGAAGTGTTCACGCCAGACAACTCGCTGGGCGACGTGATGGGCGATCTCTCGGGGCGCCGCGGACACATCGTGGGCACGGAGCCGTCAACCGACGGCGACGGCACGGTGGTGAAGGCGGTGGTGCCGATGGCGGAGCTGCACCTCTATGCGTCGCGGCTGCAGTCGCTGACGCACGGGTATGGCACTGTTCGCTACCGCATGCACGGGTTTGAGCAGGCGCCTGCTGATGTTGTGGCGAAGGTGACCAAGGAGCAGGCTTCGGAGTAG
- the thyX gene encoding FAD-dependent thymidylate synthase, whose product MPQFYSEPKVTVLARPVFAEPAHLPVNWLGESTDGERLAEFAGRLCYMSQRNPASRSTREYLENIKKQGHGSVLEHANYSLLLEGVSRSLTHELVRHRAGFAYSQLSQRYVDESDAAFVIPPAMLGDEALVEAWKKQIEGAQQTYIALVDQLMERYKWVDDKVHRRKMAREAARGVLPNSTETKIVVTGNVRAWRTMLELRSSEGAEFEIRRMALMVLRVLQVEAPSFFSDFEIYTAADRAESARISYHKV is encoded by the coding sequence ATGCCCCAGTTCTACTCCGAGCCCAAGGTCACCGTCCTCGCCCGCCCCGTCTTCGCGGAGCCCGCGCATCTCCCGGTGAACTGGCTTGGCGAGAGCACCGACGGCGAGCGCCTCGCCGAGTTCGCCGGCCGCCTCTGCTACATGAGCCAGCGCAACCCCGCGAGCCGTAGCACGCGCGAGTACCTCGAGAACATCAAGAAGCAGGGCCACGGCTCGGTGCTCGAGCACGCGAACTATTCGTTGCTGCTTGAAGGCGTGAGTCGCTCACTGACGCACGAGCTGGTCCGCCACCGCGCGGGCTTCGCCTACAGCCAGCTGTCGCAGCGCTACGTGGACGAGTCCGACGCCGCCTTCGTGATCCCGCCCGCCATGCTCGGCGACGAGGCGCTGGTCGAGGCCTGGAAGAAGCAGATCGAGGGCGCGCAGCAGACTTACATCGCGCTCGTCGACCAGCTGATGGAGCGCTACAAGTGGGTGGACGACAAGGTCCACCGCCGCAAGATGGCCCGCGAAGCCGCGCGTGGCGTGCTGCCGAACTCCACCGAGACGAAGATCGTCGTCACCGGCAACGTGCGCGCCTGGCGCACGATGTTGGAGCTGCGTTCTAGCGAGGGCGCCGAGTTCGAGATCCGGCGCATGGCGCTGATGGTCCTGCGCGTGCTGCAGGTGGAGGCGCCGAGTTTCTTCAGTGACTTCGAGATCTACACGGCGGCGGACCGGGCTGAGTCGGCGCGCATCTCGTATCACAAGGTTTGA
- a CDS encoding FAD-binding oxidoreductase yields the protein MASGAATSSGRSGADPAAAEAARPGAGGSSDSLNAPPGFRGTFRSDDVARAVYSEAAGVGRILPTAVAVPSDAEDVVTLVRWAAASGVSLTARGSGSSMANGAIGPGVIVDLSRLRELGEPDLATQRIVVGPGVTRHELNAAISHTGLVLPVDPSSSAFATIGGLVSTNAAGARTVKYGAMRAWVEGLDCVFADGSRAWVRRGDSLPSVAAAQRFRDEAATRLRRTPPAALRHAYVRKQSSGYGVAEWQRTGSLVDLLVGSEGTLALVVGVQLRLAPQPKATVGLLAAFPDLEGAAAAASRVAALGASAAEMLDRSFLEIAASEGNTLPVELPRDTEAVLLVEVEEPSEGIAEHRVHDLAAWCDAGGATFIEKALDDDSAHRLWALRHAASPILNRLAPKLQSMQLVEDGCVPRERLPEYVRGVREALDAARFRGVIFGHAGDGHAHVNALVDMTEADWRERCRLLIEDVTRLVKRLGGTLAGEHGDGRLRAPLLPQVWSPEALAAFRAVKDAFDPNGILNPGVKLAEPGATPLADVKYDPALPPLPQLARQALDHIVRTKAWNADRLALLEPTSE from the coding sequence GTGGCTAGCGGCGCGGCGACCTCGAGCGGCCGCTCCGGGGCCGATCCTGCTGCCGCTGAAGCTGCCCGCCCGGGCGCCGGAGGTTCCAGCGACTCGCTGAACGCGCCGCCCGGATTTCGCGGCACCTTCCGCAGCGACGACGTGGCCCGCGCGGTCTACAGCGAGGCAGCCGGCGTCGGTCGCATCCTGCCGACGGCCGTCGCCGTGCCCAGCGATGCCGAGGATGTCGTCACGCTGGTGCGATGGGCGGCGGCGAGTGGCGTGTCGCTCACCGCACGCGGCTCCGGCAGCTCGATGGCCAACGGCGCCATCGGTCCCGGCGTGATCGTCGACCTCTCGCGCCTGCGCGAACTCGGCGAACCAGACCTCGCGACGCAGCGCATTGTCGTCGGACCCGGCGTCACGCGGCACGAATTGAATGCCGCGATTTCCCACACCGGTCTCGTGTTGCCGGTGGATCCCTCGAGCAGCGCCTTTGCGACCATCGGTGGCCTCGTCTCCACCAACGCGGCCGGCGCCCGCACGGTCAAGTACGGCGCGATGCGCGCGTGGGTCGAGGGCCTCGACTGCGTCTTCGCCGATGGTTCCCGTGCCTGGGTGCGCCGCGGTGACTCGCTTCCCAGCGTGGCAGCCGCACAGCGGTTTCGGGACGAGGCCGCCACGCGACTTCGCCGAACGCCGCCCGCGGCACTGCGCCACGCCTACGTGCGCAAGCAAAGCTCCGGCTACGGGGTAGCGGAGTGGCAACGCACCGGAAGCCTCGTCGATCTGCTCGTCGGTTCGGAAGGCACGCTGGCCCTCGTCGTCGGTGTGCAGTTGCGACTGGCCCCGCAGCCGAAGGCAACCGTCGGCCTGCTCGCCGCCTTCCCCGACCTTGAGGGTGCCGCGGCGGCCGCCAGCCGCGTGGCGGCACTCGGCGCCAGCGCCGCTGAGATGCTAGACCGCAGCTTCCTCGAGATTGCCGCGAGTGAGGGAAATACACTGCCGGTCGAACTGCCGCGCGACACGGAAGCGGTTCTGCTGGTGGAAGTCGAGGAGCCCAGCGAAGGCATCGCCGAGCACCGCGTGCACGACCTCGCCGCCTGGTGCGACGCCGGCGGCGCGACGTTCATCGAGAAGGCCCTCGACGACGACAGCGCGCACCGCCTCTGGGCGCTGCGCCACGCGGCCAGCCCGATCCTCAATCGCCTCGCTCCCAAGCTGCAGAGCATGCAGCTGGTCGAGGACGGCTGTGTCCCACGCGAGCGCCTGCCCGAGTACGTGCGCGGCGTGCGCGAGGCGCTCGATGCCGCGCGCTTCCGCGGTGTGATCTTCGGCCACGCCGGCGACGGCCACGCGCACGTGAACGCGTTGGTGGACATGACCGAAGCCGACTGGCGCGAGCGCTGCCGCTTATTAATCGAGGACGTCACGCGACTGGTGAAGCGCCTCGGCGGCACCCTCGCCGGCGAACACGGCGACGGCCGCCTGCGCGCCCCCCTGCTCCCGCAGGTCTGGTCACCCGAGGCCCTCGCCGCCTTCCGCGCCGTAAAGGACGCCTTCGATCCGAACGGCATCCTGAACCCCGGCGTGAAGCTGGCCGAGCCCGGCGCCACGCCGCTCGCCGACGTGAAGTACGACCCCGCGCTGCCCCCGCTCCCGCAGCTAGCCCGCCAGGCGCTCGACCACATCGTGCGCACCAAAGCCTGGAACGCCGACCGCTTGGCACTGCTGGAGCCCACATCCGAGTAA
- a CDS encoding phytoene/squalene synthase family protein, translating to MTAVPAGVPAFVPPADPAARIAEAERWGQAILPEVSRTFAISIRFLPGDLGRAVLTAYLLCRIADTVEDDNSTPPDVRAQLLDEFLKTLTDRDAAEAFPAKAARLKGDEAHLRLVANTDLVLVLFRTLPPRTQERVAHWVREMGLGMAKFVRTYPQGIRIQTLAEYKEYCYYVAGTVGCMLTELWHLHAKPVGKREFEKLWVKCQAFGEALQTVNILKDIAWDAQHENSIYIPAQDLAAEGSSHETLLSPQHLEHNHKAVRHFIELARTDLDDALEYILLIPRRAVAIRAFCVLPLLFAYATLRDLSGSRAMLTVGGSVKISRREVKALMVVGLLALLSNAMLRRLVRRVKARPFTLVAVGG from the coding sequence ATGACCGCCGTTCCGGCCGGAGTCCCGGCCTTCGTCCCACCCGCTGACCCCGCCGCGCGTATTGCCGAGGCGGAACGTTGGGGGCAGGCCATCCTGCCTGAGGTCTCGCGCACCTTCGCGATCTCCATCCGCTTCCTGCCGGGTGATTTGGGACGCGCCGTGCTCACGGCCTATCTGCTCTGCCGCATCGCCGACACGGTCGAGGACGACAACTCCACGCCGCCTGACGTCCGCGCGCAGCTGTTGGATGAGTTCCTCAAGACGCTCACCGATCGTGACGCCGCTGAGGCGTTCCCGGCCAAGGCCGCACGCCTCAAGGGCGATGAAGCGCACTTGCGACTCGTGGCCAACACGGACCTTGTGCTCGTGCTCTTCCGCACGCTGCCGCCGCGCACGCAGGAGCGCGTGGCGCATTGGGTGCGCGAGATGGGGCTCGGCATGGCCAAGTTCGTGCGCACGTATCCGCAGGGCATCCGCATCCAGACGCTGGCCGAGTACAAGGAGTACTGCTACTACGTGGCCGGCACCGTGGGATGCATGCTCACCGAGCTGTGGCATCTGCACGCCAAGCCCGTGGGCAAGCGCGAGTTCGAGAAGCTGTGGGTGAAATGCCAAGCCTTCGGCGAGGCCCTGCAGACGGTGAACATCCTCAAGGACATCGCCTGGGACGCGCAGCACGAGAACTCCATCTACATCCCGGCGCAGGACCTGGCCGCCGAGGGCAGCTCGCACGAGACGCTGCTGTCGCCGCAGCATCTCGAGCACAACCACAAGGCCGTGCGGCATTTCATCGAACTGGCGCGCACGGATCTCGATGACGCGCTCGAGTACATCCTGCTGATTCCGCGGCGCGCGGTGGCCATCCGTGCCTTCTGCGTGCTGCCACTGCTCTTTGCCTACGCCACGCTGCGCGACCTCTCCGGCTCGCGCGCGATGCTCACGGTGGGCGGCAGCGTCAAGATCTCCCGTCGCGAGGTGAAGGCGCTGATGGTCGTCGGCCTGCTCGCCCTGCTCAGCAATGCAATGCTGCGGCGCCTGGTGCGCCGCGTGAAGGCTCGGCCGTTTACGCTCGTTGCGGTCGGTGGCTAG
- a CDS encoding zinc ribbon domain-containing protein codes for MDALDLVFRRLVVAAQAADALERAIDLGDVLDKLVPYKLARRDGLDTNDDYLHAVMRLVAGERDLVFADDLMQDDLRNELKSPNPDVAVLRTYVNAKIRIAKEPAAKVLAGDVEIDLRPPTPSGEVEVTFEMASASAPEPPSAEPPSTRRVSTPVVADTPDTSCPYCAQELPTDRQVRYCPACGINLRIRRCPGCSAEIESEWKFCVTCGRSAA; via the coding sequence ATGGACGCACTCGACCTCGTCTTCCGTCGCCTCGTCGTCGCCGCCCAGGCCGCCGATGCGCTCGAGCGCGCCATCGACCTCGGCGACGTGCTCGACAAGCTCGTGCCCTACAAGCTCGCGCGCCGCGACGGGCTCGACACCAACGACGACTACCTGCACGCGGTGATGCGGCTCGTCGCCGGCGAGCGCGACCTCGTGTTTGCCGACGACCTGATGCAGGACGACCTGCGCAACGAGCTCAAGTCGCCGAACCCGGACGTCGCGGTGCTGCGCACCTACGTGAACGCCAAGATCCGCATCGCCAAGGAGCCGGCGGCCAAGGTCCTCGCTGGTGACGTCGAGATCGACCTGCGTCCGCCCACGCCGTCTGGCGAGGTCGAGGTCACGTTCGAGATGGCCTCCGCGAGCGCCCCCGAGCCGCCGAGCGCCGAACCGCCCTCCACACGGCGGGTATCCACGCCCGTCGTCGCGGACACTCCCGACACGTCCTGCCCGTACTGTGCGCAGGAGCTGCCCACCGATCGCCAAGTGCGGTACTGCCCCGCCTGCGGCATCAACCTGCGCATCCGGCGCTGTCCCGGGTGCAGCGCGGAGATCGAAAGCGAATGGAAGTTTTGCGTGACCTGCGGACGCTCGGCCGCCTGA
- a CDS encoding ribonuclease HI — translation MSEPLPLVAVYADESCLGNGREGANPGGAGVLIEFRHADGRITRRDVWISEPGTTNNRMALRSVIETFRALGAKGQHFRVHFTSDSRYLIDGLSSWLFSWSRAGWKRKTGPIENLELWKDACRASVGHRFSWHWVRGHNGHPQNEYANHLATRAAADQSHSAGAVDSEFERWLAAYRAKGGRTTDVAPFPDSDSFKAAPALPRVD, via the coding sequence GTGAGTGAGCCGCTTCCGCTCGTCGCCGTCTATGCCGACGAGTCCTGCCTCGGCAACGGCCGCGAAGGCGCCAACCCCGGCGGTGCCGGCGTGCTCATCGAGTTCCGCCACGCGGACGGCCGCATTACGCGCCGCGACGTGTGGATCAGCGAGCCCGGAACCACGAACAACCGGATGGCGCTGCGCTCGGTGATCGAGACCTTCCGTGCGCTCGGCGCCAAGGGCCAACACTTCCGCGTGCATTTCACCAGCGACTCGCGCTACTTGATCGACGGCCTCAGTTCCTGGCTCTTCAGCTGGTCGCGCGCCGGCTGGAAGCGCAAGACGGGGCCGATCGAGAACCTCGAGCTCTGGAAGGACGCCTGCCGCGCCAGCGTCGGGCATCGCTTCTCCTGGCACTGGGTGCGCGGCCACAACGGGCACCCGCAGAACGAGTACGCCAATCATCTCGCCACACGCGCCGCCGCCGACCAGTCGCATTCCGCCGGCGCCGTGGACTCGGAGTTCGAGCGCTGGCTCGCGGCGTATCGCGCCAAGGGCGGGCGCACGACGGACGTCGCGCCCTTCCCCGATTCCGATAGCTTCAAGGCAGCACCCGCGCTGCCACGCGTGGATTGA
- a CDS encoding ArgE/DapE family deacylase: protein MPVRTDPHVAPGDALALTRALVACDSRNPAFADDAPGEGAAAALLADTLGAWGFTVDLLEAAPGRPNVLARIGGGHGGRSLILNGHLDTVGVVGMTHDPFAATERDGRLYGRGSCDMKAGVAAMCAAALQAAKAGLGGEVIIAAVADEEFASVGTKALLEMGVTAHAAIVTEPTRLAVCPAHRGFSWADVTVHGRAAHGSRYDIGVDAITHAGHLLSELDTYNRDVLATRQHPLLGHASLHAGTITGGGGVSIYPESCALSFERRTLPGERGEDFADEIRAAVARVAARVPNFSADVTPGLIQQPNDVAPDQPLVTWLVEASEAAGKPAVVEGLSCWTDAALFTAAGIPAICYGPGDIALAHAAEEYVPIAEIQTATDVLTRFITAWSGPKGTAWGS, encoded by the coding sequence GTGCCCGTGCGGACTGACCCGCACGTCGCACCCGGCGACGCACTCGCCCTCACGCGCGCACTCGTCGCGTGTGACTCGCGCAATCCCGCCTTCGCCGACGATGCACCCGGCGAAGGCGCGGCCGCGGCGCTCCTGGCGGACACGCTGGGCGCCTGGGGTTTCACGGTGGACCTGCTGGAGGCCGCACCCGGTCGCCCCAACGTGCTCGCCCGCATCGGCGGCGGGCACGGTGGCCGCTCGCTGATCCTCAACGGCCATCTCGACACCGTCGGTGTCGTGGGGATGACGCACGACCCCTTTGCCGCCACGGAACGCGACGGCCGACTCTACGGGCGCGGAAGCTGCGACATGAAGGCCGGCGTCGCCGCGATGTGTGCCGCCGCGCTGCAGGCCGCCAAGGCCGGGCTCGGTGGAGAAGTCATCATCGCAGCCGTGGCCGACGAGGAGTTCGCCAGCGTCGGCACCAAGGCGCTGCTCGAGATGGGCGTGACCGCGCACGCGGCGATCGTCACTGAGCCCACGCGACTCGCCGTCTGCCCGGCGCATCGCGGATTCTCCTGGGCCGATGTCACCGTGCACGGTCGCGCCGCCCACGGCTCGCGCTATGACATCGGCGTGGACGCCATCACGCACGCGGGTCATCTGCTCAGCGAGCTCGACACGTACAATCGCGACGTGCTGGCCACACGCCAGCACCCGCTGCTGGGTCACGCGTCGCTGCACGCCGGCACCATCACCGGTGGCGGCGGTGTGAGCATCTATCCCGAGTCCTGCGCGCTTTCGTTCGAGCGCCGCACCTTGCCGGGAGAACGCGGCGAGGACTTCGCCGATGAGATCCGCGCGGCCGTCGCGCGGGTGGCCGCACGCGTCCCGAACTTCAGCGCTGACGTCACGCCCGGACTCATCCAGCAGCCGAACGATGTCGCGCCCGACCAGCCGCTGGTCACGTGGCTGGTCGAAGCAAGCGAAGCCGCCGGTAAGCCAGCCGTTGTCGAGGGCCTCTCCTGCTGGACCGACGCCGCGCTCTTCACGGCCGCCGGCATCCCCGCCATCTGCTACGGCCCGGGCGACATCGCACTCGCCCACGCCGCTGAGGAATACGTGCCCATCGCCGAGATCCAAACGGCCACCGACGTGCTGACGCGCTTCATCACCGCCTGGAGCGGACCCAAGGGGACGGCGTGGGGCAGCTGA
- a CDS encoding CoA transferase has protein sequence MTLPLHKIRILDLSRVLAGPLASMILADLGADVLKIERPGGGDETRGWGPPFDDRGESAYYLSVNRNKLSVAADLSVSADRELLARLMPEADVVLENFRPGTLERHGLGADTMLAAHPRLVWCTITGFGLDSPRPGYDFVVQAESGWMAITGEPDGAPMKVGVALADVLAGKDAAIQILAALAGGRREPRRIEVSLLHSATSALVNVAQNALVTGAEAKRWGNAHPNLVPYQLFEAADRPFVIAVGSDPQWAACARALGLDALSRDASLATNAGRIAARERVVAAIADRVRGESAAAWIARLESAGVPCGVVKPVLEALCGVEASPLTGVAPRGATAVRRAPPRLNEHGDAVRAEGWAAFLRAP, from the coding sequence ATGACACTACCGCTACACAAGATAAGAATTCTCGACCTTTCCCGCGTTCTTGCCGGACCGCTGGCATCAATGATTCTGGCGGATTTAGGTGCCGATGTGCTCAAAATCGAGCGTCCCGGCGGCGGTGACGAGACACGCGGCTGGGGGCCCCCGTTCGACGACCGGGGTGAAAGCGCTTACTACCTGTCCGTGAATCGCAACAAGCTGAGCGTCGCGGCTGACCTTTCGGTGAGCGCCGATCGCGAGCTCCTGGCACGCCTGATGCCCGAAGCGGACGTGGTCCTGGAGAACTTCAGGCCGGGGACGCTGGAGCGGCACGGCCTCGGCGCCGACACGATGCTCGCCGCGCACCCGCGACTGGTCTGGTGCACCATCACGGGATTCGGGCTCGACTCCCCTCGCCCGGGCTACGACTTCGTGGTGCAGGCCGAGAGCGGGTGGATGGCCATCACCGGTGAACCGGACGGCGCGCCGATGAAAGTGGGTGTGGCACTGGCCGACGTGCTCGCGGGAAAGGACGCCGCGATTCAGATCCTTGCCGCGCTCGCCGGCGGCCGCCGCGAGCCGCGTCGCATCGAGGTCTCGCTCCTGCACTCCGCCACCTCCGCTCTCGTGAACGTCGCTCAGAACGCGTTGGTCACGGGCGCCGAGGCGAAGCGTTGGGGCAACGCGCACCCGAACCTGGTGCCGTACCAACTCTTCGAGGCGGCGGACCGTCCATTCGTGATCGCGGTTGGCAGCGACCCACAGTGGGCGGCCTGCGCGCGGGCACTTGGGCTCGACGCGCTGTCCCGCGATGCGTCGTTGGCCACGAACGCCGGGCGCATCGCGGCCCGCGAGCGCGTCGTGGCGGCAATCGCCGACCGTGTGCGAGGCGAGTCAGCAGCTGCGTGGATTGCGCGGCTCGAGTCGGCGGGCGTTCCCTGCGGTGTGGTGAAGCCGGTACTCGAGGCGTTGTGCGGGGTGGAGGCGTCGCCACTCACGGGTGTGGCACCGCGCGGCGCGACGGCCGTGCGGCGGGCGCCGCCACGCCTCAACGAGCACGGCGATGCCGTGCGCGCCGAGGGCTGGGCGGCGTTCCTTCGGGCGCCGTGA
- a CDS encoding RNA polymerase sigma factor, whose amino-acid sequence MKQTEPVPPDDLLDADQAVIDRVLAGDRNAFGILIERYSDPLYRHAYGMTGSADVAEDILQVSFIKAFQHLAEVRGRFDAWVFRIVANGCKDWLKNIRRTHLSYEEDDQPSSFETPDEELDRGELRNDLDVALGSLPPSLREAFVMKHVEGRSYEEMAVLLDATVGALKMRVHRAREALQKLLEERYS is encoded by the coding sequence GTGAAACAGACTGAGCCCGTCCCGCCGGACGATCTCCTCGACGCCGACCAGGCGGTCATTGACCGCGTGCTCGCCGGGGACCGCAACGCCTTTGGCATCCTGATCGAGCGCTACAGCGACCCGCTGTATCGCCACGCCTACGGGATGACGGGCAGCGCGGACGTCGCCGAGGACATCCTGCAGGTCTCGTTCATCAAGGCGTTTCAGCATCTCGCCGAGGTCCGGGGCCGGTTCGATGCCTGGGTCTTTCGGATCGTGGCCAACGGGTGCAAGGACTGGCTCAAGAACATCCGGCGCACGCATCTGAGCTACGAGGAGGACGATCAGCCGTCGTCGTTCGAGACGCCGGACGAGGAGCTGGACCGTGGGGAGTTGCGCAACGACCTGGATGTTGCCTTGGGGTCGCTTCCGCCGTCTTTACGGGAAGCCTTTGTGATGAAGCACGTCGAGGGCAGGAGCTACGAAGAGATGGCGGTGCTCCTGGACGCGACGGTCGGTGCCCTGAAGATGCGTGTCCATCGCGCCCGTGAGGCGCTGCAGAAGCTGCTGGAGGAGCGATACTCGTGA
- a CDS encoding GxxExxY protein: protein MLERDCEGLIGAAISVHRTLGPGLLESIYSRCLGIELEWRGFRVHREVPIPLKYRGITLDGLLRIDLIVNNRIVVEVKSVIRHEPVFEAQLLTYLRLTGHQVGYLLNFHKPVLKDGIKRMVR from the coding sequence ATGCTGGAGCGGGACTGTGAGGGACTCATCGGCGCTGCCATTTCCGTGCACCGCACGCTCGGGCCGGGATTGTTGGAGTCGATCTACTCGAGGTGTCTCGGAATCGAGCTGGAGTGGCGAGGGTTCCGGGTCCATCGCGAAGTGCCCATCCCCCTGAAGTACCGCGGCATCACCCTCGACGGCCTGCTCCGCATAGACCTCATCGTAAACAATCGAATCGTGGTCGAAGTGAAGAGCGTCATCAGACACGAGCCCGTCTTCGAAGCCCAGCTCCTGACATACCTAAGACTCACAGGCCACCAAGTCGGCTATCTACTGAACTTCCATAAGCCTGTCTTGAAGGACGGCATCAAACGAATGGTGCGCTGA
- a CDS encoding DinB family protein — protein MSAHRRIRPQADEYNKFYAGYIAQVPDGDIVEALIGGAEIAAALLGDLPDSVANRAYAPGKWTVKEVLLHATDAERIFTYRALRIARGDTTPLPGFDENAYTPLSGAASRTMESILDEFESVREASVTLFTGLPAEAWTRKGTASDSPVTARAIAWITAGHLLHHLGVIQDRYL, from the coding sequence ATGAGCGCACACCGCCGGATACGGCCGCAGGCAGACGAGTACAACAAGTTCTATGCGGGCTACATCGCGCAGGTCCCAGATGGGGACATCGTCGAGGCGCTGATTGGCGGTGCCGAGATCGCCGCAGCGCTGCTCGGCGACCTGCCGGACTCCGTGGCCAATCGGGCCTACGCGCCAGGGAAGTGGACCGTCAAGGAAGTCCTGCTGCACGCCACTGATGCCGAGCGGATCTTCACGTATCGGGCGCTGCGCATCGCGCGCGGTGATACAACGCCGCTGCCGGGCTTTGACGAGAACGCCTACACCCCCCTGAGCGGGGCCGCGTCACGCACCATGGAGTCCATCCTCGACGAGTTCGAGTCCGTGCGCGAGGCGTCGGTCACGCTGTTCACCGGGCTGCCCGCCGAGGCCTGGACGAGGAAGGGGACGGCGTCCGACAGCCCCGTCACCGCACGGGCGATTGCGTGGATCACGGCAGGGCATCTGCTCCATCATCTCGGGGTGATTCAGGATCGATACCTCTAG